From Elephas maximus indicus isolate mEleMax1 chromosome 1, mEleMax1 primary haplotype, whole genome shotgun sequence, a single genomic window includes:
- the LOC126062980 gene encoding olfactory receptor 2W1-like, which produces MGQNNHSSLHGFILLGFSDHPKLEMVLSGVVTILYLITLVGNTAIILASLLDSHLHTPMYFFIRNLSFLDLCFTTSIIPQMLVNLWGSDKSITFVGCIIQLYVYMWMGSVECLLLAVMSYDRFTAICKPLHYLVIMNPHLCLKMIVMVWGVSLADSLVLCTLTLDLPRCENNILDHFLCELPAMVKISCVDTTAVEMSVFALGIVIVLIPLFLILISYGYIARAVLRMKSKAGQRKAINTCGSHLTVVSIFYGTIIYSYLQPGNSASKDQGKFLTLFYTIIAPSLNPLIYTLRNKDMKSALKKLVKVDYKSTKM; this is translated from the coding sequence ATGGGGCAAAACAATCATAGTTCTCTACATGGTTTTATTCTGCTTGGCTTCTCTGATCATCCCAAACTGGAGATGGTCCTGTCAGGAGTTGTCACCATCCTCTACTTAATTACATTAGTGGGTAACACAGCCATCATTCTTGCATCTCTCCTGGATTCCCACCTGCACACACCAATGTATTTTTTCATCAGGAATTTATCTTTCCTAGACCTGTGTTTCACCACCAGCATCATACCTCAGATGCTGGTTAACTTGTGGGGATCTGATAAGTCCATCACCTTTGTGGGCTGTATCATTCAACTCTATgtttatatgtggatgggctcCGTTGAGTGCCTTCTCCTGGCTGTTATGTCCTATGATCGTTTTACAGCTATTTGTAAACCCCTGCATTATTTGGTAATCATGAACCCACATCTATGTCTCAAGATGATTGTCATGGTCTGGGGTGTTAGTCTGGCCGATTCTTTGGTATTGTGTACACTCACACTTGATTTACCTAGATGTGAAAACAACATTCTGGATCATTTCTTGTGTGAGTTGCCAGCTATGGTTAAGATATCATGTGTAGATACCACAGCAGTTGAAATGTCTGTTTTTGCTTTAGGCATTGTCATTGTCCTTATACCCCTCTTCCTGATTCTTATATCCTATGGTTACATTGCCCGAGCTGTGCTGAGAATGAAGTCAAAAGCAGGCCAACGAAAAGCAATTAATACCTGTGGATCTCATCTCACTGTGGTATCCATCTTCTATGGAACTATTATCTACTCGTACCTGCAGCCAGGTAACAGTGCCTCCAAAGACCAGGGCAAGTTCCTCACTCTCTTTTACACCATCATCGCTCCAAGTCTCAACCCCCTTATCTACACCTTGAGGAATAAGGACATGAAGAGTGCACTTAAGAAGCTGGTGAAAGTTGATTATAAATCAACAAAAATGTAG